The Acinetobacter lwoffii genome has a segment encoding these proteins:
- a CDS encoding M48 family metallopeptidase, which yields MFDFKMKSLCVLAVAGSLLTGCVSSTIDGMGSKRKQIMLYSEKEYLQQSTQSYNNIITTAKQRGLIVNNAQVNRVAKRLIAQVPHYRADAANWNWEVNTIRDNEINAFCLSGGKIGVLTGSITKINATDDELAALIGHEIAHALRDHGREKVSKKLLTGLGVLAASSAGLGDMVVSGTSLLGDYGVNLPGSRKLESEADLLGVDIMVRAGYNPQGAVSFWNKVVAQEKQGTKIDFLSTHPTSEKRIVAIQEYINQNYRK from the coding sequence ATGTTTGATTTTAAGATGAAATCTTTGTGTGTTTTGGCTGTTGCCGGATCTCTTTTAACTGGTTGCGTATCTAGTACTATTGATGGAATGGGTTCTAAACGCAAACAAATCATGTTGTATTCTGAAAAAGAATATCTTCAGCAAAGTACTCAGTCTTACAACAACATCATCACGACTGCTAAACAGCGTGGATTGATTGTGAATAACGCTCAAGTAAATAGAGTAGCAAAACGTCTTATCGCACAAGTTCCACATTATCGAGCTGACGCAGCAAATTGGAATTGGGAAGTTAATACAATCCGAGATAATGAAATCAACGCGTTTTGTCTATCTGGAGGCAAGATCGGTGTGTTGACTGGTTCTATCACAAAAATTAATGCAACTGATGATGAATTGGCTGCACTGATCGGCCACGAAATTGCACATGCTTTACGTGATCATGGGCGTGAAAAGGTAAGTAAAAAGCTTTTAACTGGTTTAGGTGTGCTTGCAGCTAGTTCGGCTGGTCTTGGTGACATGGTTGTATCTGGCACAAGTTTACTAGGCGATTATGGGGTTAACTTACCTGGTTCGCGCAAACTTGAAAGTGAAGCGGATCTTCTAGGTGTTGATATTATGGTTCGTGCTGGTTACAACCCACAGGGCGCAGTCAGCTTTTGGAATAAAGTAGTAGCCCAAGAAAAACAGGGCACTAAAATTGATTTCTTATCAACGCATCCTACTTCAGAAAAAAGAATTGTAGCGATCCAAGAATACATCAACCAAAATTACAGGAAATAA
- a CDS encoding IS3-like element ISAba14 family transposase (programmed frameshift), with protein sequence MARRPRRNHSNDFKAKVALAAIKAEKTLAELSAEFDVHQNQIIDWKNQLISASSQAFDQSKAPTEPPIDLKKLHAKIGEQALEIGFFRRCVEETGPLQPQKLIDDSLQISVSKQAKLLKVSRGCYYYRPKPVSASDLKLMRCIDELHMQYPFAGSRMMRDLLNRQGHHIGRRHTRTLMKKMGIQALYCKPNLSQANQAHRKYPYLLKGLAIQRSNQVWSTDITYIPMAKGFVYLCAVIDWHSRKVLAHRVSISMEVDFCISALNEAIEKYGRPEIFNTDQGSQFTSDAFIDVLKSNGIQISMDGKGRWVDNVMVERLWRSVKYEEVYLKAYSSVTDAKKQLSAYFEFYNLKRPHSSLDKMTPNEFYYDQLPQQNKVA encoded by the exons ATGGCACGTAGACCAAGAAGAAATCATTCAAATGATTTTAAAGCTAAGGTAGCACTTGCTGCGATTAAAGCAGAAAAAACACTTGCTGAATTGAGTGCTGAGTTTGATGTTCATCAAAACCAAATTATTGACTGGAAAAATCAATTGATCTCAGCTTCCTCGCAAGCTTTCGATCAATCAAAAGCTCCAACAGAACCACCCATCGATCTAAAAAAACTACATGCAAAAATCGGTGAGCAGGCATTAGAAATTG GATTTTTTAGAAGGTGTGTTGAAGAAACTGGGCCGCTTCAACCACAAAAGTTAATCGACGACTCACTTCAGATTTCAGTATCTAAGCAAGCTAAGCTGCTGAAAGTCTCCCGTGGTTGTTATTACTATCGCCCAAAACCTGTGAGTGCATCAGATCTGAAGCTGATGCGATGTATTGATGAATTACATATGCAATATCCTTTTGCAGGCAGTCGTATGATGCGTGATTTGTTGAATCGTCAAGGACATCATATAGGACGACGTCATACACGTACTTTAATGAAGAAAATGGGTATTCAGGCGTTATATTGCAAACCAAATTTAAGCCAGGCTAATCAAGCTCACCGTAAATATCCATATCTGCTCAAAGGGTTGGCTATTCAGCGCAGTAATCAAGTGTGGTCTACGGATATAACGTATATCCCTATGGCAAAAGGCTTTGTTTATTTATGTGCTGTGATTGATTGGCATAGCCGCAAGGTACTTGCGCATAGGGTATCGATTAGTATGGAGGTGGATTTTTGTATTTCGGCTTTAAATGAAGCGATTGAAAAATATGGTCGACCTGAAATATTTAATACAGACCAAGGCAGCCAGTTTACCAGTGATGCATTTATTGATGTATTGAAATCAAATGGCATTCAAATCAGTATGGATGGTAAAGGTCGATGGGTAGATAATGTGATGGTTGAACGATTATGGCGGAGCGTTAAATATGAAGAGGTGTATCTCAAAGCTTATAGCAGTGTCACAGATGCGAAAAAGCAATTAAGTGCATATTTTGAGTTTTATAATTTGAAACGACCTCATTCGAGTCTAGACAAAATGACACCAAATGAGTTTTACTATGATCAGCTACCCCAACAAAACAAGGTGGCTTAA
- a CDS encoding LPD1 domain-containing protein, with translation MTEEINSNEKKDGPITDVGKKFAGARKDNPSPDFSGNMNGIKSDSLVTKKEYWQKPDFRADAQSGHKPVKHALLFSLVYANLTNKPLGGGWFSIGQKQWDDAYIATLHFLKNKYESSHYERLEQLTDDFNAYMTVKFGAGRSEKDILERYSAGRHTNRRVKHPLSFSSDTRLRLKNLIPLGWPDDRVLDTDNYGAKKLLNTETGQHKWYAVKSISAKRFQTLDDWTEYDTFNAALEKVKTFFQPILDERVIEPKKGRAKPPKRPRYDRVEVREGKDHRKGENIDSQLLMDYFKFSGVEFGNWVNQKERAWFLNCTYDSLMDLVELLGLPVTFASLGGKLGIAFGSRGTGVDSAAAHFEPGNMLIHLTKTQGVGALAHEFAHGFDCVLAKRNGLNNNFFSEYFLYTSKGRYSVQNHQESAYKHLKDGQTADKFIKLVNYLTFKSTKYLDYEERQGGTGFMNNAMHLDQSRSMYWSQPTEIFARLFECWVTDKLAENDQQNGFLVHGTEESANSWNMKLSAYPTGRERAILVDLMDDWLKALVRSWTK, from the coding sequence ATGACTGAAGAAATAAATAGTAATGAAAAAAAAGATGGTCCTATTACGGATGTAGGTAAAAAGTTTGCTGGTGCACGTAAAGACAACCCATCACCAGACTTCTCAGGCAACATGAATGGAATTAAGTCTGACAGCCTAGTGACTAAAAAGGAATATTGGCAAAAGCCTGATTTTAGAGCTGATGCCCAATCTGGCCATAAACCTGTAAAACATGCACTATTATTTTCTTTGGTCTATGCAAACTTAACCAACAAGCCTTTAGGGGGCGGTTGGTTTAGCATAGGTCAAAAGCAATGGGATGATGCCTACATTGCTACGCTACACTTCTTAAAAAACAAATATGAAAGCTCACACTACGAACGTTTAGAACAACTGACAGACGACTTTAATGCGTACATGACCGTTAAGTTTGGTGCTGGACGAAGTGAAAAAGATATTTTAGAACGCTACTCAGCTGGACGACATACCAATCGCAGAGTTAAACACCCACTATCATTTAGTTCAGACACACGTTTACGCTTAAAAAACTTAATCCCTTTAGGATGGCCAGACGATCGTGTACTTGATACGGATAATTATGGTGCCAAAAAATTATTAAACACTGAGACTGGTCAACATAAGTGGTATGCCGTTAAATCCATTTCAGCAAAGCGGTTTCAAACACTAGATGATTGGACGGAATACGACACATTCAATGCAGCACTAGAAAAAGTAAAAACATTTTTTCAGCCAATTTTAGATGAACGAGTCATAGAACCCAAAAAAGGACGCGCAAAACCACCCAAAAGACCGCGCTACGACAGAGTTGAAGTGCGCGAGGGTAAGGACCATCGAAAGGGTGAAAACATCGATAGCCAGTTGCTTATGGACTATTTCAAATTTTCTGGAGTCGAGTTCGGCAATTGGGTAAATCAAAAGGAACGTGCATGGTTTCTGAATTGCACGTATGACTCACTAATGGATCTTGTCGAACTTCTAGGTCTACCCGTTACGTTCGCATCTTTAGGCGGTAAGCTAGGAATAGCATTCGGTTCGCGTGGCACAGGCGTTGATAGCGCAGCAGCTCACTTTGAACCAGGTAATATGCTTATTCATTTGACCAAGACGCAAGGTGTTGGAGCACTAGCCCATGAGTTCGCGCACGGATTTGATTGTGTTTTGGCAAAACGAAACGGACTCAATAATAACTTTTTTAGCGAATACTTTCTTTACACCAGTAAAGGGCGTTACTCAGTACAGAATCATCAAGAGTCAGCATACAAACATCTTAAAGATGGCCAGACTGCAGATAAGTTTATCAAGCTGGTTAATTATCTTACTTTTAAGTCAACCAAATACCTTGATTACGAAGAAAGACAAGGCGGTACGGGCTTTATGAATAACGCCATGCACCTAGATCAATCACGGTCAATGTATTGGTCACAGCCAACAGAAATCTTTGCCAGACTGTTTGAATGTTGGGTGACGGATAAGCTGGCTGAAAATGATCAACAAAATGGGTTTTTGGTGCACGGCACAGAAGAGTCGGCAAATAGTTGGAATATGAAGTTAAGCGCATATCCAACAGGCAGAGAACGGGCAATTTTAGTTGATTTGATGGATGATTGGCTAAAAGCATTAGTGAGGTCGTGGACGAAATGA